A part of Paraburkholderia azotifigens genomic DNA contains:
- a CDS encoding DUF2946 family protein, giving the protein MSYWRKLLLVVLLALSLPVQSFAAVSMICAPSEVADDESVTHQIGQSGTMDEHAVVADVDDHDGHDHSGGHHAHACLTCASCCIGAALPAVSAFSASADLTHFSVRLPTDARVVLFLTGGIERPPRAILV; this is encoded by the coding sequence ATGTCCTACTGGCGCAAACTCCTTCTTGTCGTGCTGCTTGCACTGAGCCTTCCGGTTCAGTCGTTTGCGGCCGTCTCGATGATTTGCGCGCCTTCGGAAGTGGCCGATGACGAATCCGTCACTCACCAGATCGGCCAGTCTGGGACGATGGATGAACATGCGGTCGTGGCAGATGTTGATGACCACGATGGCCACGACCATAGCGGCGGCCACCATGCTCACGCGTGTCTTACCTGCGCATCGTGCTGCATCGGTGCGGCGCTACCCGCTGTGTCTGCATTTTCCGCTTCGGCTGACCTGACTCATTTCTCCGTTCGATTGCCCACAGATGCCCGCGTCGTATTGTTCCTGACCGGCGGCATCGAACGTCCTCCCCGGGCCATTCTCGTCTAA